The proteins below are encoded in one region of Rhabdothermincola salaria:
- the pstC gene encoding phosphate ABC transporter permease subunit PstC has protein sequence MKRSSPAPGRPTLRSQRGELLSRGATNAGDQLFRIVALGAGLTVLAILVLIAVSTTREAWPAFSAEGLGFVTRDDWVPAEGRYGALAFVYGTLLVSFLALVMAVPVSVGIALYANEAAPRRFRRPVVYLLDLLAAVPSVVYGLWGVLVLAPALQPVFASIADAVDGWPVLGAVFGPGSSGRSFLTAGIILAIMITPIITSLSREVIATVPASQREAAYGMGATRWEMIRSAVLPWSQGGIVGAVMLGLGRAMGETIAVALVIGSTPQITADLFAPGDAMAAVIANQFGEAAGLQRSALIGLGVVLFAITIVVNVGARVVVGRMDRKLGGA, from the coding sequence GTGAAGCGCTCGTCACCCGCTCCCGGTCGGCCGACCCTGCGATCCCAGCGCGGCGAGCTCCTCTCTCGGGGCGCCACGAACGCCGGCGACCAGCTCTTCCGGATCGTGGCGCTGGGGGCCGGGCTCACGGTCCTCGCCATCCTCGTGCTGATCGCGGTCTCGACCACCCGGGAGGCCTGGCCGGCGTTCTCCGCCGAGGGTCTCGGGTTCGTGACCCGGGACGACTGGGTGCCGGCCGAGGGGCGCTACGGCGCGCTGGCCTTCGTCTACGGGACCCTGCTGGTGTCGTTCCTCGCGTTGGTGATGGCCGTCCCGGTGAGCGTCGGCATCGCCCTGTACGCCAACGAGGCCGCCCCTCGGCGGTTCCGACGCCCGGTCGTCTACCTGCTGGACCTCCTCGCCGCCGTACCCTCGGTGGTCTACGGGCTGTGGGGCGTGCTGGTGCTGGCCCCTGCTCTGCAACCCGTCTTCGCGTCGATCGCCGACGCGGTGGACGGCTGGCCCGTCCTCGGGGCCGTGTTCGGCCCGGGCTCGAGCGGACGCTCGTTCCTCACCGCCGGGATCATCCTCGCCATCATGATCACGCCGATCATCACCTCGCTGTCGCGCGAGGTGATCGCCACCGTCCCCGCCTCCCAGCGCGAGGCCGCCTACGGCATGGGCGCCACCCGTTGGGAGATGATCCGCTCCGCCGTGCTGCCCTGGAGCCAGGGGGGCATCGTGGGGGCGGTGATGCTGGGGCTCGGGCGGGCCATGGGCGAGACCATCGCCGTCGCCCTGGTGATCGGCTCGACGCCGCAGATCACCGCCGACCTCTTCGCCCCGGGCGATGCCATGGCGGCCGTCATCGCCAACCAGTTCGGCGAAGCCGCCGGCTTGCAGCGGTCGGCGCTGATCGGCTTGGGGGTCGTCCTCTTCGCCATCACCATCGTGGTCAACGTCGGAGCCCGCGTCGTCGTCGGTCGAATGGACCGAAAGCTCGGAGGAGCCTGA
- a CDS encoding CYTH and CHAD domain-containing protein — protein sequence MADASLEQEIKMAAWPGFELPDLAEVAPGVGVAEAPTLELDAVYVDTHELDLVRRGVSLRRRTGEGATRWTLKLPATAPSGIALSRRELDVVSDAHEVPAELADLVTAWVRRQPLGPVTTIRTTRRRHVLTGADGSELAELDDDEVSVVDADDHVAVRFREIEVELAAGGSPDLLTLVAASLSEAGAGAPDRTTKVVRALGPRALAPPDLAPAEVGPGSTAAELVVAALRASVSQVLDHDHVIRLDDDVEGVHKARVGTRRLRSNLRTFGAVLDHGWADGLRAELAWLAGELGVVRDTDVLLDALWRDVAGLDERDHPVGASVLAHLVDERRRQVAALLTVMRTDRYVDLLEHLVEAAARPRFGPDAHRPAVDVVPGLVAERWRKLRRTARDLGDHPSDDELHRVRILAKRTRYAADAAEPVVGDAASGLSWAVAHLQDELGELHDTAVAMDWLRGLTPRLTHAEAMVAGQLVAAQRRLAAERRGSWRAAWKACDTKALTGWLP from the coding sequence ATGGCGGACGCCAGCTTGGAGCAGGAGATCAAGATGGCGGCGTGGCCGGGCTTCGAGCTGCCCGACCTCGCCGAGGTGGCGCCGGGCGTCGGCGTCGCCGAGGCCCCGACGCTCGAGCTCGACGCCGTCTACGTCGACACCCACGAGTTGGACCTGGTGCGTCGGGGCGTGTCGTTGCGTCGCCGGACGGGCGAGGGCGCGACCCGCTGGACGCTCAAGCTGCCGGCCACGGCCCCGTCGGGAATCGCCTTGTCGCGTCGGGAGCTCGACGTGGTGAGCGACGCCCACGAGGTGCCCGCCGAGCTGGCCGATCTGGTCACGGCCTGGGTGCGACGCCAACCCCTGGGCCCGGTCACCACCATCCGCACCACCCGGCGCCGGCACGTCCTGACGGGCGCCGACGGCTCGGAGCTGGCCGAGCTTGACGACGACGAGGTGTCGGTCGTCGATGCCGACGACCACGTCGCCGTCCGGTTCCGTGAGATCGAGGTCGAGCTGGCCGCAGGCGGCTCTCCCGACCTGTTGACCCTGGTGGCGGCCTCGTTGTCCGAGGCCGGCGCGGGGGCTCCCGATCGGACCACCAAGGTGGTGCGGGCGTTGGGCCCCCGAGCCCTGGCGCCCCCGGACCTGGCGCCCGCCGAGGTCGGGCCCGGGTCCACCGCGGCCGAGCTGGTCGTCGCCGCCCTGCGGGCGTCGGTGAGCCAGGTGCTCGACCACGATCACGTCATCCGCCTCGACGACGACGTCGAGGGGGTGCACAAGGCCCGGGTCGGCACACGGCGGCTGCGCTCGAACCTGCGCACCTTCGGGGCCGTCCTCGACCACGGCTGGGCCGACGGCCTGCGCGCCGAGCTGGCGTGGCTGGCCGGCGAGCTGGGGGTGGTGCGCGACACCGACGTCCTCCTCGACGCGCTGTGGCGGGACGTCGCCGGGCTCGACGAGCGGGACCACCCGGTCGGGGCGTCCGTCCTGGCTCACCTGGTCGACGAGCGTCGCCGCCAGGTCGCTGCTCTGCTCACCGTCATGCGCACCGACCGCTACGTCGACCTGCTCGAGCACCTCGTCGAGGCCGCGGCGCGTCCCCGCTTCGGCCCGGACGCCCACCGGCCGGCCGTCGACGTGGTCCCGGGCCTGGTGGCCGAGCGCTGGAGGAAGCTGCGTCGGACGGCTCGGGACCTGGGGGACCACCCGAGCGACGACGAGCTGCACCGCGTGCGCATCCTCGCCAAGCGCACCCGGTACGCCGCCGACGCCGCCGAGCCCGTCGTCGGTGACGCCGCGTCGGGTCTGAGCTGGGCGGTGGCCCACCTGCAGGACGAGCTCGGCGAGCTGCACGACACCGCCGTGGCGATGGACTGGCTGCGGGGCCTCACCCCGCGGCTGACCCACGCCGAGGCCATGGTGGCCGGCCAGCTGGTGGCTGCCCAGCGTCGGCTGGCAGCCGAGCGGCGGGGCTCGTGGCGGGCCGCCTGGAAGGCCTGTGACACCAAGGCCCTCACCGGTTGGCTGCCGTGA
- the pstA gene encoding phosphate ABC transporter permease PstA, whose product MAGHEPDATDLLRSTTSTSRRVRDRVATVWMVGSLLVAVVPLALVVGYVTTKGIGLIEPGWFTERISVRSRIAGGGMAPAIVGTLVITGLASLMAVPLGILGAIHLNEYGGTGRTARLIRFVSDVMTGVPSVVMGLFVFTVWTVNFGLSAFGGALALACLMLPIVIRSSEEMLRLVPDELRHASYALGDRKWHTILKVVLPSAAGGLTSGAMLAVARAAGETAPLLFTIGVARVVNPNILDGPTTALSVQIFDNAQNPFLAAQDRAWAAAFTLVVIVFLLTLGARAVSARIGRGRGA is encoded by the coding sequence ATGGCCGGCCACGAACCCGACGCGACGGACCTCCTCCGCTCGACCACCAGCACCAGCCGCCGCGTCCGCGATCGCGTCGCCACCGTCTGGATGGTCGGGTCGCTGCTGGTGGCGGTGGTGCCCCTCGCTCTGGTGGTGGGCTACGTGACGACGAAGGGCATCGGGCTGATCGAGCCCGGGTGGTTCACCGAGCGGATCAGCGTGCGCAGTCGCATCGCCGGCGGGGGCATGGCTCCCGCGATCGTGGGCACCCTGGTCATCACCGGCCTGGCCAGCCTCATGGCGGTGCCGCTCGGCATCCTCGGGGCCATCCACCTCAACGAGTACGGAGGGACGGGACGCACCGCCCGACTCATCCGTTTCGTGTCCGACGTCATGACGGGCGTGCCGTCGGTGGTGATGGGCTTGTTCGTCTTCACCGTCTGGACGGTGAACTTCGGGTTGTCCGCCTTCGGCGGGGCGCTCGCCCTGGCGTGCCTGATGTTGCCCATCGTGATCCGCTCGAGCGAGGAGATGCTGCGCCTCGTCCCCGACGAGCTCCGCCACGCCAGCTACGCCCTCGGGGATCGCAAGTGGCACACCATCCTCAAGGTCGTGTTGCCGTCCGCCGCCGGAGGGCTCACGTCGGGGGCGATGCTGGCGGTCGCTCGGGCCGCAGGTGAGACCGCCCCGTTGCTGTTCACCATCGGCGTGGCCCGGGTGGTGAACCCGAACATCCTCGACGGCCCCACCACGGCGCTGTCCGTGCAGATCTTCGACAACGCCCAGAACCCCTTCCTGGCGGCTCAGGACCGGGCCTGGGCGGCCGCCTTCACGCTCGTCGTCATCGTGTTCCTGCTCACCCTCGGCGCCCGGGCGGTCTCCGCCCGCATCGGGCGTGGACGAGGGGCGTGA
- a CDS encoding WhiB family transcriptional regulator: MDTTNIWMENGNCRHEPPTTFFPSDGVGVEHAKRICATCPVSEPCLEYALANRIDHGVWGGTSERQRRRILKARRIPVHAASDLG; this comes from the coding sequence ATGGACACCACCAACATCTGGATGGAGAACGGCAACTGTCGCCACGAACCACCCACCACGTTCTTCCCGAGTGACGGCGTGGGCGTCGAGCACGCCAAGCGCATCTGCGCCACCTGCCCCGTCAGCGAGCCGTGCCTCGAGTACGCCCTCGCCAACCGGATCGACCACGGCGTGTGGGGCGGCACCTCGGAGCGACAGCGTCGTCGCATCCTGAAAGCCCGCCGGATCCCGGTGCACGCCGCTTCCGACCTGGGCTGA
- the pstB gene encoding phosphate ABC transporter ATP-binding protein PstB, which yields MPSDPQPTLLAAADDRRTVTSGADAPIGRTVFDVRDLHVYYGGFRAVRDVDLKVHEHEITAFIGPSGCGKSTVLRCFDRMNDLIESARVEGQILYHGLDLYDPRIDPVEVRKRIGMVFQKPNPFPKSIFDNVAYGPRLNGIRKGLDEIVEKALRSAALWDEVKDRLGHSALGLSGGQQQRLCIARAIAVEPEVVLMDEPCSALDPIATARIEDLMAEIQSEYTIIIVTHNMQQAARVSDRTAFFTTEVNPDGDQRTGLLVEYDRTDQMFSAPADERTENYITGRFG from the coding sequence ATGCCCAGTGATCCTCAGCCCACGCTCCTCGCCGCCGCGGACGACCGCCGCACGGTGACGTCGGGAGCCGACGCCCCCATCGGCCGCACCGTCTTCGACGTGCGCGACCTGCACGTCTACTACGGGGGGTTCCGGGCCGTCCGAGACGTGGACCTGAAGGTCCACGAGCACGAGATCACCGCTTTCATCGGCCCGTCGGGCTGCGGGAAGTCGACCGTGCTGCGCTGCTTCGACCGGATGAACGACCTCATCGAATCCGCCCGGGTGGAGGGCCAGATCCTCTACCACGGACTGGATCTCTACGATCCGCGCATCGACCCGGTCGAGGTGCGCAAGCGCATCGGGATGGTCTTCCAGAAGCCGAACCCGTTCCCGAAGTCGATCTTCGACAACGTGGCCTACGGCCCCCGGCTCAACGGGATCCGCAAGGGGCTCGACGAGATCGTCGAGAAGGCCCTGCGCTCCGCGGCGCTGTGGGACGAGGTCAAGGACCGTCTCGGCCACTCGGCCCTGGGGCTCTCGGGTGGGCAACAGCAGCGCCTGTGCATCGCCCGGGCCATCGCCGTGGAGCCCGAGGTCGTGCTCATGGACGAGCCCTGCTCGGCGCTCGACCCCATCGCCACGGCTCGGATCGAGGACCTCATGGCCGAGATCCAGTCCGAGTACACGATCATCATCGTCACCCACAACATGCAGCAGGCGGCCCGGGTGAGCGACCGCACGGCGTTCTTCACCACCGAGGTGAACCCCGACGGCGATCAGCGCACCGGACTGCTGGTGGAGTACGACCGCACCGACCAGATGTTCTCGGCCCCGGCCGACGAGCGCACCGAGAACTACATCACCGGCCGCTTCGGCTGA
- a CDS encoding RNA degradosome polyphosphate kinase: MSAPFEVSATADGGSTIGVRRSVEELTADELASSPQRFLNRELSWLDFNARVLALAVNPDVPLLERAKFVAIFSQNLDEFFQVRVAGLKDQVAAGLPKKTVDGRTAAQQLSEIRERLDDLLGYANSIFFDRLVPELADAGLVYSGYDELDDDDRKYLDEVFTDRIFPVLTPLAVDPGHPFPYISDLSLNLAVVVLDPVGGERRFARVKVPNLLPRFVVMPDGERFVPLEQVIAAHLRVLFPGMEPGDHFAFRVTRNADLTLEEEEADDLLEAVEIELRRRRFGRAVRLEVAEDVSPEILELLQRELDLDDADIYLCPGPVDLSGLWAIRGLDRPDLEDPPWTPITQPRLRPLSDEPVDLFAVLRDGDVLVHHPYESFSTSVEEFIRQASADPRVLAIKLTLYRTSSDTSIIKSLVRAAERGKQVAALVELKARFDEKQNIGWARQLEKAGVHVVYGLMGLKIHTKTTLVVREEDDGIRRYCHVGTGNYNPKTAGLYEDLGLLTADPLIGSDLTQLFNLLTGFAREPGFGKLLVSPTTVRPGITSLIEAEAARGPEGRIVLKMNSLVDAKIIDALYAASQAGTPIDLIVRGICCLRPGVPGLSENIRVRSIVGRYLEHSRVYHFAHGGDDDGPVFYIGSADLMPRNLDRRVEALVPIDEPALQARLVEVLDVNLADDSLAWSLGPDSTWHHHRGPDGVETHRRLQQLALERRSAD, encoded by the coding sequence ATGTCCGCACCCTTCGAGGTCTCTGCCACTGCCGACGGCGGTTCCACCATCGGTGTGCGGCGATCGGTGGAGGAGCTCACGGCCGACGAGCTGGCCTCGTCGCCGCAGCGCTTCTTGAACCGCGAGCTCTCCTGGCTCGACTTCAACGCCCGGGTGCTCGCTCTGGCCGTCAACCCCGACGTGCCGTTGCTCGAGCGAGCCAAGTTCGTCGCCATCTTCAGCCAGAACCTCGACGAGTTCTTCCAGGTCCGGGTGGCCGGGCTCAAGGACCAGGTCGCGGCCGGGTTGCCCAAGAAGACGGTCGACGGTCGCACCGCCGCCCAGCAGCTCAGCGAGATCCGAGAGCGCCTCGACGACCTGTTGGGCTACGCCAACTCGATCTTCTTCGACCGGCTCGTCCCGGAGCTGGCCGACGCGGGCCTCGTCTACTCCGGCTACGACGAGCTCGACGACGACGACCGCAAGTACCTCGACGAGGTCTTCACCGACCGCATCTTCCCGGTCCTGACCCCCCTCGCCGTCGACCCGGGGCATCCGTTCCCCTACATCTCGGACCTGTCGCTCAACCTGGCCGTGGTCGTCCTCGACCCGGTCGGGGGCGAACGGCGCTTCGCTCGGGTCAAGGTGCCCAACCTGCTGCCCCGCTTCGTCGTGATGCCCGACGGCGAGCGCTTCGTCCCCCTCGAGCAGGTCATCGCCGCCCACCTGCGGGTGCTGTTCCCGGGCATGGAGCCCGGCGACCACTTCGCCTTCCGCGTCACCCGCAACGCCGACCTCACCCTCGAAGAGGAAGAGGCCGACGACCTGCTGGAGGCGGTGGAGATCGAGCTGCGCCGCCGGCGCTTCGGGCGCGCCGTGCGCCTCGAGGTCGCCGAGGACGTCTCGCCGGAGATCCTCGAGCTGCTCCAGCGCGAGCTCGATCTCGACGACGCCGACATCTACCTGTGCCCGGGGCCGGTGGACCTCAGCGGGCTGTGGGCGATCCGGGGCCTCGACCGGCCCGACCTCGAGGACCCCCCGTGGACGCCCATCACCCAGCCGCGGCTGCGGCCTTTGTCCGACGAGCCCGTCGACCTGTTCGCCGTGTTGCGCGACGGCGACGTGCTGGTCCACCACCCCTACGAGTCGTTCTCGACGTCGGTCGAGGAGTTCATCCGCCAGGCGTCGGCCGATCCCAGGGTGTTGGCCATCAAGCTCACCCTGTACCGCACCTCGAGCGACACCTCGATCATCAAGTCGCTGGTGCGGGCGGCCGAGCGGGGCAAGCAGGTGGCCGCCCTGGTGGAGCTGAAGGCCCGCTTCGACGAGAAGCAGAACATCGGGTGGGCCCGCCAGCTGGAGAAGGCGGGCGTCCACGTGGTCTACGGCCTGATGGGCCTCAAGATCCACACCAAGACCACCCTGGTGGTGCGCGAGGAGGACGACGGCATCCGGCGCTATTGCCACGTCGGCACCGGCAACTACAACCCCAAGACGGCCGGCCTCTACGAGGACCTGGGGCTGCTCACCGCCGACCCCCTGATCGGTTCGGACCTCACCCAGCTGTTCAACCTGCTCACCGGCTTCGCTCGCGAGCCGGGCTTCGGCAAGCTCTTGGTCTCGCCCACGACCGTGCGCCCCGGCATCACCTCGCTCATCGAGGCCGAAGCGGCGCGAGGTCCCGAGGGGCGCATCGTGTTGAAGATGAACAGCCTGGTCGACGCCAAGATCATCGACGCCCTCTACGCCGCCTCGCAGGCCGGCACCCCGATCGACCTGATCGTGCGGGGCATCTGCTGCCTGCGGCCCGGGGTGCCCGGGCTGTCGGAGAACATCCGGGTGCGCTCCATCGTCGGCCGCTACCTCGAGCACTCCCGGGTGTACCACTTCGCCCACGGCGGCGACGACGACGGACCGGTGTTCTACATCGGCTCGGCCGATTTGATGCCCCGGAACCTCGACCGACGGGTCGAGGCCCTCGTCCCCATCGACGAACCGGCGCTGCAGGCCCGGCTCGTCGAGGTCCTCGACGTGAACCTGGCCGATGACTCGCTGGCCTGGTCGCTCGGTCCGGACAGCACCTGGCACCACCATCGCGGGCCCGACGGCGTGGAGACCCACCGCCGCCTCCAGCAGCTGGCCCTCGAGCGACGCAGCGCCGACTGA
- a CDS encoding PstS family phosphate ABC transporter substrate-binding protein: MRTPTRRRAAFVATLTALALTAAACGDDDNGSSSDTTEASENGGGGGSVSGQVNLDGSSTVGPLAEVAAELFMDENPDVRVTVAISGTGGGFEKFCIGETDGNNASREIKDEEIAQCDENGIAYDNITVANDALSVVVNQDNPIDCLTVDQISQIWDEGSTVSTWGDVEGIDAGDFASTSMTLYGPGSDSGTFDFFTDEINGEEGKIRTDYTDIGEDDAAAVVGVSGEAGAMGYIPYSYFQEAQDEVKALQIDDGNGCVDGTLENVQAGEYTPLGRPLFIYASDTALARPEVVAFMEFTIENAEEIAEIGGYVPLTDEQKEEQLAKVQALAGS, encoded by the coding sequence TTGCGTACCCCCACCCGGCGACGTGCCGCATTCGTTGCGACGCTCACCGCTCTCGCCCTGACCGCTGCCGCCTGCGGCGACGACGACAACGGTTCCAGCTCCGACACGACCGAAGCCTCCGAGAACGGCGGCGGCGGCGGTTCGGTCTCCGGCCAGGTCAACCTCGACGGTTCCAGCACGGTCGGGCCCCTCGCCGAGGTGGCCGCCGAGCTGTTCATGGACGAGAACCCCGACGTCCGCGTGACGGTCGCCATCTCCGGCACCGGCGGCGGCTTCGAGAAGTTCTGCATCGGTGAGACGGACGGCAACAACGCCTCGCGTGAGATCAAGGACGAGGAGATCGCCCAGTGTGACGAGAACGGCATCGCCTACGACAACATCACCGTCGCCAACGACGCCCTCTCCGTCGTCGTCAACCAGGACAACCCCATCGACTGCCTCACCGTTGACCAGATCAGCCAGATCTGGGACGAGGGTTCCACCGTGTCCACCTGGGGCGACGTCGAGGGCATCGACGCCGGCGACTTCGCCAGCACGAGCATGACCCTCTACGGTCCGGGCAGCGACTCCGGCACCTTCGACTTCTTCACCGACGAGATCAACGGCGAAGAGGGCAAGATCCGCACCGACTACACCGACATCGGTGAGGACGACGCCGCCGCCGTGGTGGGCGTGTCCGGTGAGGCCGGGGCCATGGGCTATATCCCCTACTCCTACTTCCAGGAGGCCCAGGACGAGGTCAAGGCCCTGCAGATCGACGACGGCAACGGCTGCGTCGACGGCACCCTCGAGAACGTCCAGGCCGGCGAGTACACCCCCCTCGGGCGCCCGCTGTTCATCTACGCCAGCGATACCGCCCTCGCCCGTCCCGAGGTGGTGGCCTTCATGGAGTTCACCATCGAGAACGCCGAGGAGATCGCCGAGATCGGCGGCTACGTGCCCCTCACCGACGAGCAGAAGGAAGAGCAGCTGGCCAAGGTTCAGGCCCTCGCCGGTTCCTGA
- the pstS gene encoding phosphate ABC transporter substrate-binding protein PstS — MSTFSRLTRATVALGLVAVALVASGCAGAGARTINGSGATFPKLFYEEAIAELEEVNDEIVVNYNAVGSGQGKKDLSAGTVDWAGSDSLVKDDEVSNFDRPFLYFPSVAAPITVSYNLPGVEGLRLSQDTLGSIFMGEIERWDDAAIATDNPDLELPSTPLTVAVRSDGSGTTSNFTKYLERAAPEVFTVTAGDTVAWPRAQAARGNAGVAHLIQDTPGAIGYVDYSDAKPSGLALASVRNRSGNYVAPSLEAASAALAGAELNDDLTYDPLDADGPEAYPITAPTYILVYETYPEDSTVENLKVWLRWVLGEGQDVAAVVDFARLPTNVLEPAQAQIDRIQVG; from the coding sequence GTGTCGACGTTCTCCCGCCTCACGCGAGCCACGGTGGCGCTCGGCCTGGTGGCCGTGGCCCTGGTCGCGTCCGGTTGTGCCGGTGCGGGCGCCCGCACCATCAACGGCTCGGGGGCCACCTTCCCCAAGTTGTTCTACGAAGAGGCCATCGCCGAGCTCGAAGAGGTGAACGACGAGATCGTCGTGAACTACAACGCGGTCGGCTCCGGGCAGGGCAAGAAGGACCTGTCGGCCGGCACGGTCGACTGGGCCGGCTCGGACAGCCTGGTCAAGGACGACGAGGTGTCGAACTTCGATCGGCCCTTCCTCTACTTCCCGAGCGTCGCCGCGCCGATCACCGTGTCCTACAACCTCCCCGGTGTCGAGGGCCTGCGGCTCTCCCAGGACACGCTCGGATCGATCTTCATGGGCGAGATCGAGCGGTGGGACGACGCGGCCATCGCCACCGACAACCCCGACCTCGAGCTGCCGTCCACGCCGCTCACCGTGGCCGTTCGATCGGACGGCTCGGGGACCACCTCCAACTTCACCAAGTACCTCGAGCGGGCGGCGCCCGAGGTCTTCACCGTCACCGCCGGTGACACCGTCGCCTGGCCCCGGGCCCAGGCGGCCCGGGGCAACGCCGGTGTCGCCCACCTCATCCAGGACACCCCCGGGGCCATCGGCTACGTCGACTACTCCGACGCCAAGCCCTCGGGCCTGGCGCTGGCGTCCGTCCGGAACCGCAGCGGCAACTACGTGGCCCCCTCGCTCGAAGCCGCCTCGGCGGCCCTGGCGGGGGCGGAGCTGAACGACGACCTGACCTACGACCCCCTCGATGCCGACGGGCCGGAGGCGTACCCGATCACCGCGCCCACCTACATCCTCGTCTACGAGACCTATCCGGAGGACTCCACCGTGGAGAACCTCAAGGTCTGGCTGCGCTGGGTGCTCGGCGAAGGCCAGGACGTGGCCGCCGTCGTCGACTTCGCCCGGCTGCCCACCAACGTGCTCGAGCCGGCACAGGCCCAGATCGACCGGATCCAGGTGGGTTGA
- a CDS encoding S1C family serine protease: MRAAVVVVVALVVGVVASALTAGLFLVVDGDDSRGGASRLVDGEPLDIQALLEKAQPSVVAIETGQRSTTNVYGGAGSGVVVSDDGLVLTNAHVIGGATEMRATTSSGRTYEAELVGSSPADDVALIRLVDASGLVPAELGSSDDAEVGDEVVAIGNALNLGGPPSVTQGIVSAKERVIEAPQITLQGLLQTDAAINPGNSGGPLLNAAGQVIGINTAIINDAQNIGFAIPIDSIRPLLTDLEEGLGQITPDTAFLGVITIAVDQVNPSVLDQYEVESDEGVFVSELVAGSAAVDAGLQLGDVIVAVDGDDVQRPTDVQDAVQARSPGDEIELEIEREGRRLTLSVTLGSRGTTGD, from the coding sequence GTGCGCGCCGCCGTGGTCGTGGTGGTGGCCCTCGTGGTCGGCGTGGTGGCCTCGGCCCTCACCGCCGGGTTGTTCCTGGTGGTCGACGGCGACGACTCGCGTGGCGGCGCCAGCCGGCTGGTCGACGGGGAGCCGCTCGACATCCAGGCCCTCCTCGAGAAGGCCCAGCCCTCGGTGGTGGCCATCGAGACCGGCCAGCGCAGCACCACCAACGTCTACGGCGGGGCCGGCAGCGGGGTGGTGGTCAGCGACGACGGGCTGGTGCTCACCAACGCCCACGTGATCGGTGGCGCCACCGAGATGCGAGCCACCACGTCCAGCGGCCGCACCTACGAGGCCGAGCTGGTGGGCTCGTCCCCGGCCGACGACGTGGCCCTCATCCGCCTGGTCGACGCCAGCGGTCTGGTGCCCGCCGAACTCGGCAGCTCCGACGACGCCGAGGTGGGCGACGAGGTCGTGGCCATCGGCAACGCCCTCAACCTCGGTGGCCCCCCGAGCGTCACCCAGGGCATCGTCTCGGCCAAGGAGCGGGTCATCGAGGCTCCGCAGATCACCCTGCAGGGCCTGCTGCAGACCGACGCCGCCATCAACCCCGGCAACTCGGGCGGTCCCTTGTTGAACGCCGCCGGCCAGGTGATCGGGATCAACACGGCCATCATCAACGACGCCCAGAACATCGGCTTCGCCATCCCCATCGACAGCATCCGTCCGCTGCTCACCGACCTGGAGGAGGGCCTGGGTCAGATCACCCCGGACACCGCGTTCCTCGGGGTCATCACCATCGCCGTCGACCAGGTGAACCCCTCGGTGCTCGACCAGTACGAGGTCGAGAGCGACGAGGGGGTCTTCGTCTCGGAGTTGGTGGCGGGCTCGGCGGCCGTCGACGCCGGCCTGCAGCTGGGCGACGTGATCGTGGCCGTCGACGGCGACGACGTGCAGCGGCCCACCGACGTCCAGGACGCGGTGCAGGCGCGATCCCCGGGCGACGAGATCGAGCTCGAGATCGAGCGCGAGGGGCGGCGCCTCACCCTCTCGGTCACCCTGGGCAGTCGGGGGACGACGGGTGACTGA
- a CDS encoding NUDIX hydrolase: protein MTSRNDDGGGRTPPRADAPIEVRAAGGVVWRVADGVAEVALVHRPKYGDWTFPKGKLEEGETDEEAARREVHEETGFECVLGHELPTVRYVDGKGRHKQVRYWEMTIADGSFTPNDEVDRLQWRDLAEARSRLTYGHDAELLDAFETFAVEGPGAVDGPGPG from the coding sequence GTGACCTCTCGGAACGACGACGGCGGAGGGCGAACCCCACCGAGAGCCGATGCCCCCATCGAGGTGCGCGCCGCCGGTGGGGTGGTGTGGCGGGTGGCCGACGGTGTGGCCGAGGTGGCCCTGGTCCACCGCCCCAAGTACGGCGACTGGACCTTCCCCAAGGGCAAGCTGGAGGAGGGCGAGACCGACGAGGAGGCCGCCCGCCGCGAGGTGCACGAGGAGACCGGCTTCGAGTGCGTGCTCGGCCACGAGCTCCCGACGGTGCGCTACGTCGACGGCAAGGGACGCCACAAGCAGGTGCGGTACTGGGAGATGACCATCGCCGATGGCTCCTTCACGCCCAACGACGAGGTCGACCGCCTCCAGTGGCGGGACCTGGCCGAGGCCCGGTCCCGGCTCACCTACGGCCACGACGCCGAGCTGCTCGACGCCTTCGAGACCTTCGCCGTCGAGGGTCCGGGCGCGGTCGACGGTCCGGGCCCCGGGTGA